A window of Xiphophorus hellerii strain 12219 chromosome 19, Xiphophorus_hellerii-4.1, whole genome shotgun sequence contains these coding sequences:
- the pacs2 gene encoding phosphofurin acidic cluster sorting protein 2 isoform X1, whose protein sequence is MAERSGRLSFPGSGALNRPVPMNLFATWEIDGSSPNCIPRLCSLTLKKLVVMKELDKELISVVIAVKIQGSKRILRSHEIVLPPSGSVETDLALTFSLQYPHFLKREGNKLQIMLQRRKRYKNRTILGYKTLAVGSIDMAEVMQHPTEGGQVLPLCSNQKDTLGKVAEIWIFSLSSQPIDHEDAGLQGGQKIKCTDNYSEEEYESFSSEQEASDDAVQGQDLEDDEFDVRKPKKQRRSIVRTPSITRQQNFKQRVVALLKRFRVSDEVLDSEQDPAEPPPEVEEEDLDLDSVEFENPSDSCPELDDDDSVLSTPKPKLKPYFEGLSLSSSQTEIGSIHSSRSHREPPSPLDLDKTKCGDTAFADDGGRDNATFEQPEAVTPTTELEMDNMDTFLERLPPSGKMTKTESLIISSNRQEAKLAGRRGRSTSLKERQPSRPQNERANSLDNERSLDTRCHLQIPRKTVYDQLNHILVSDNHLPDSIILINTSEWQGQYLSDLLQNHHLPVVCTCTTADIQAAFNTIVSRIQRFCNCNSQTPIPIKIAVAGAQHYLSAVLRLFVDHLSHKTPDWLGYMRFLIIPLGAHPVSKYLGTIDHRYNCLFQDAAWRDLFHKTEAPVIVQESPDVVSRVTQYMEGANGAHQLPIAEAMLTYKQKRKKSFHFDFAVSPNEDSCQKFIPFIGMVKVGIVEQTSAASGDSDDAAPLSSSLLSSTPPQVSPAFKEASPTPPPSPSINTSFCALSSSSQADLMGLQVDYWVAPTERKKDVEKRDSSSKNTLKCNFRSLQVSRLPPGGAEPSPQPTMSMTVVTKEKNKKVMFLPKKSKDKEVESKSQVIEGISRLICAAKHQQTMLRVLIDGVEWNDVKFFQLAAQWSSHVKHFPVGIFGHNKGPY, encoded by the exons ACTGTGCAGCCTGACTCTTAAAAAGCTGGTGGTGATGAAGGAGCTTGATAAAGAGCTGATTTCTGTGGTCATCGCAGTCAAGATTCAG GGCTCCAAACGCATTTTGAGGTCCCATGAGATtgtgctgccacctagtgggtCAGTGGAGACTGACCTGGCTCTCACCTTCTCCCTGCAG TACCCACACTTCTTGAAAAGAGAAGGCAACAAGCTGCAGATAATGCTCCAAAGACGGAAAAGGTACAAGAACCGAACGATTTTAGGCTACAAGACTTTGGCCGTGGGCTCTATTGATATGGCAGAG GTGATGCAGCACCCGACGGAGGGAGGTCAGGTTCTGCCCCTCTGCAGCAACCAGAAAGACACGCTGGGCAAAGTGGCCGAGATCTGGATCTTCTCCCTGTCCAGTCAGCCGATCGACCACGAGGACGCCGGCCTGCAGGGAGGGCAGAAGATCAAATGCACCG ATAACTACTCGGAAGAAGAGTATGAGAGCTTCTCGTCAGAGCAGGAGGCCAGCGACGACGCAGTGCAGGGACAG GATCTTGAGGATGATGAGTTTGATGTGAGGAAACCAAAGAAGCAGAGGAGGTCCATTGTGAGGACCCCTTCTATCACCAGG CAGCAGAACTTTAAGCAGCGGGTGGTGGCGCTGCTGAAGCGCTTCAGAGTTTCTGATGAG GTGCTGGACTCGGAGCAGGACCCGGCGGAGCCGCCTCctgaggtggaggaggaggatctgGACCTGGACAGTGTGGAGTTTGAGAACCCCAGCGACAGCTGCCCGGAGCTGGACGATGATGACAGCGTCCTCAGCACGCCAAAACCCAAACTAAA GCCATATTTCGAGGGACTGTCCCTCTCCAGCTCCCAGACGGAGATCGGCAGCATCCACAGCAGCCGGAGCCACAGAGAGCCGCCGAGCCCG CTTGATCTGGACAAAACCAAGTGCGGCGACACTGCGTTCGCCGACGATGGCGGCCGTGACAACGCCACCTTT GAGCAACCCGAGGCGGTGACTCCCACCACGGAGCTGGAAATGGACAACATGGACACGTTTCTAGAGAGACTGCCACCGAGTGGCAAAATGACCAAGACAGAGTCGCTTATCATTTCATCCAACAG gCAGGAAGCGAAGTTGGCAGGGCGGCGAGGTCGGAGCACGTCCCTGAAGGAGCGCCAGCCCAGCAGGCCCCAGAACGAGAGGGCCAACAGCCTGGACAACGAGCGGTCCCTGGACACACGGTGCCACCTACAG ATCCCGAGAAAAACAGTTTATGACCAACTGAACCACATCCTGGTGTCCGATAACCACCTTCCTGACAGCATCATCCTCATCAACACGTCAGAATGGCAAGGTCAG TATCTGTCGGATTTGCTGCAGAACCACCATCTGCCCGTGGTCTGCACATGCACCACGGCCGACATCCAAGCTGCTTTCAACACCATTGTCTCTCGCATCCAAAGATT CTGCAACTGTAATTCCCAGACGCCCATTCCCATAAAGATCGCAGTGGCTGGAGCGCAGCACTACCTCAGCGCGGTTCTGAGGCTCTTTGTGGACCACCTCTCCCACAAGACCCCGGATTGGCTCGGCTACATGAGGTTCCTCATCATCCCCTTAG GTGCGCATCCCGTCTCCAAGTACCTCGGCACGATTGATCATCGCTACAACTGTTTGTTCCAAGACGCCGCCTGGAGGGATCTGTTTCACAAGACGGAGGCTCCCGTAATCG TTCAGGAGAGCCCTGACGTGGTGTCAAGGGTCACGCAGTACATGGAGGGAGCGAACGGAGCCCACCAGCTCCCCATCGCTGAGGCCATGCTCACTTACAAGcagaaaag gaaaaagagctttcattttgattttgccGTAAG CCCTAATGAGGATTCCTGTCAGAAGTTCATCCCATTTATTGGG ATGGTGAAAGTTGGCATTGTAGAGCAAACATCTGCAGCATCAG GAGACTCTGATGATGCTGCACCTCTGAGCTCGTCTCTGCTCTCCTCCACCCCTCCTCAAGTGTCCCCCGCTTTTAAAGAGGCTTCGCCAACACCGCCACCTTCTCCCTCCATCAACACCAGCTTCTGTGCTCTCAG TTCCAGCAGCCAGGCGGATCTGATGGGCCTTCAGGTAGATTACTGGGTGGCTCcgacagagaggaagaaagacgTGGAGAAGCGGGACTCCTCctccaaaaacactttgaagtgCAATTTCCGCTCGCTGCAGGTCAGCCGGCTTCCACCGGGGGGCGCAGAGCCGAGCCCCCAGCCCACCATGTCTATGACTGTGGTAACCAAGGAGAAAAATAAGAAGG tcatgtttctgcCGAAGAAGAGCAAAGACAAGGAGGTAGAGTCAAAGAGTCAAGTGATCGAAGGCATCAGCCGCCTCATCTGCGCTGCCAAACACCAGCAAACCATGCTGAGAG TGCTGATTGACGGAGTCGAGTGGAACGATGTCAAGTTTTTCCAGTTAGCAGCTCAATGGTCCTCGCATGTCAAACACTTCCCCGTCGGGATTTTTGGGCACAATAAGGGCCCGTACTAG
- the pacs2 gene encoding phosphofurin acidic cluster sorting protein 2 isoform X4 — MKELDKELISVVIAVKIQGSKRILRSHEIVLPPSGSVETDLALTFSLQYPHFLKREGNKLQIMLQRRKRYKNRTILGYKTLAVGSIDMAEVMQHPTEGGQVLPLCSNQKDTLGKVAEIWIFSLSSQPIDHEDAGLQGGQKIKCTDNYSEEEYESFSSEQEASDDAVQGQDLEDDEFDVRKPKKQRRSIVRTPSITRQQNFKQRVVALLKRFRVSDEVLDSEQDPAEPPPEVEEEDLDLDSVEFENPSDSCPELDDDDSVLSTPKPKLKPYFEGLSLSSSQTEIGSIHSSRSHREPPSPLDLDKTKCGDTAFADDGGRDNATFEQPEAVTPTTELEMDNMDTFLERLPPSGKMTKTESLIISSNRQEAKLAGRRGRSTSLKERQPSRPQNERANSLDNERSLDTRCHLQIPRKTVYDQLNHILVSDNHLPDSIILINTSEWQGQYLSDLLQNHHLPVVCTCTTADIQAAFNTIVSRIQRFCNCNSQTPIPIKIAVAGAQHYLSAVLRLFVDHLSHKTPDWLGYMRFLIIPLGAHPVSKYLGTIDHRYNCLFQDAAWRDLFHKTEAPVIVQESPDVVSRVTQYMEGANGAHQLPIAEAMLTYKQKRKKSFHFDFAVSPNEDSCQKFIPFIGMVKVGIVEQTSAASGDSDDAAPLSSSLLSSTPPQVSPAFKEASPTPPPSPSINTSFCALSSSSQADLMGLQVDYWVAPTERKKDVEKRDSSSKNTLKCNFRSLQVSRLPPGGAEPSPQPTMSMTVVTKEKNKKVMFLPKKSKDKEVESKSQVIEGISRLICAAKHQQTMLRVLIDGVEWNDVKFFQLAAQWSSHVKHFPVGIFGHNKGPY; from the exons ATGAAGGAGCTTGATAAAGAGCTGATTTCTGTGGTCATCGCAGTCAAGATTCAG GGCTCCAAACGCATTTTGAGGTCCCATGAGATtgtgctgccacctagtgggtCAGTGGAGACTGACCTGGCTCTCACCTTCTCCCTGCAG TACCCACACTTCTTGAAAAGAGAAGGCAACAAGCTGCAGATAATGCTCCAAAGACGGAAAAGGTACAAGAACCGAACGATTTTAGGCTACAAGACTTTGGCCGTGGGCTCTATTGATATGGCAGAG GTGATGCAGCACCCGACGGAGGGAGGTCAGGTTCTGCCCCTCTGCAGCAACCAGAAAGACACGCTGGGCAAAGTGGCCGAGATCTGGATCTTCTCCCTGTCCAGTCAGCCGATCGACCACGAGGACGCCGGCCTGCAGGGAGGGCAGAAGATCAAATGCACCG ATAACTACTCGGAAGAAGAGTATGAGAGCTTCTCGTCAGAGCAGGAGGCCAGCGACGACGCAGTGCAGGGACAG GATCTTGAGGATGATGAGTTTGATGTGAGGAAACCAAAGAAGCAGAGGAGGTCCATTGTGAGGACCCCTTCTATCACCAGG CAGCAGAACTTTAAGCAGCGGGTGGTGGCGCTGCTGAAGCGCTTCAGAGTTTCTGATGAG GTGCTGGACTCGGAGCAGGACCCGGCGGAGCCGCCTCctgaggtggaggaggaggatctgGACCTGGACAGTGTGGAGTTTGAGAACCCCAGCGACAGCTGCCCGGAGCTGGACGATGATGACAGCGTCCTCAGCACGCCAAAACCCAAACTAAA GCCATATTTCGAGGGACTGTCCCTCTCCAGCTCCCAGACGGAGATCGGCAGCATCCACAGCAGCCGGAGCCACAGAGAGCCGCCGAGCCCG CTTGATCTGGACAAAACCAAGTGCGGCGACACTGCGTTCGCCGACGATGGCGGCCGTGACAACGCCACCTTT GAGCAACCCGAGGCGGTGACTCCCACCACGGAGCTGGAAATGGACAACATGGACACGTTTCTAGAGAGACTGCCACCGAGTGGCAAAATGACCAAGACAGAGTCGCTTATCATTTCATCCAACAG gCAGGAAGCGAAGTTGGCAGGGCGGCGAGGTCGGAGCACGTCCCTGAAGGAGCGCCAGCCCAGCAGGCCCCAGAACGAGAGGGCCAACAGCCTGGACAACGAGCGGTCCCTGGACACACGGTGCCACCTACAG ATCCCGAGAAAAACAGTTTATGACCAACTGAACCACATCCTGGTGTCCGATAACCACCTTCCTGACAGCATCATCCTCATCAACACGTCAGAATGGCAAGGTCAG TATCTGTCGGATTTGCTGCAGAACCACCATCTGCCCGTGGTCTGCACATGCACCACGGCCGACATCCAAGCTGCTTTCAACACCATTGTCTCTCGCATCCAAAGATT CTGCAACTGTAATTCCCAGACGCCCATTCCCATAAAGATCGCAGTGGCTGGAGCGCAGCACTACCTCAGCGCGGTTCTGAGGCTCTTTGTGGACCACCTCTCCCACAAGACCCCGGATTGGCTCGGCTACATGAGGTTCCTCATCATCCCCTTAG GTGCGCATCCCGTCTCCAAGTACCTCGGCACGATTGATCATCGCTACAACTGTTTGTTCCAAGACGCCGCCTGGAGGGATCTGTTTCACAAGACGGAGGCTCCCGTAATCG TTCAGGAGAGCCCTGACGTGGTGTCAAGGGTCACGCAGTACATGGAGGGAGCGAACGGAGCCCACCAGCTCCCCATCGCTGAGGCCATGCTCACTTACAAGcagaaaag gaaaaagagctttcattttgattttgccGTAAG CCCTAATGAGGATTCCTGTCAGAAGTTCATCCCATTTATTGGG ATGGTGAAAGTTGGCATTGTAGAGCAAACATCTGCAGCATCAG GAGACTCTGATGATGCTGCACCTCTGAGCTCGTCTCTGCTCTCCTCCACCCCTCCTCAAGTGTCCCCCGCTTTTAAAGAGGCTTCGCCAACACCGCCACCTTCTCCCTCCATCAACACCAGCTTCTGTGCTCTCAG TTCCAGCAGCCAGGCGGATCTGATGGGCCTTCAGGTAGATTACTGGGTGGCTCcgacagagaggaagaaagacgTGGAGAAGCGGGACTCCTCctccaaaaacactttgaagtgCAATTTCCGCTCGCTGCAGGTCAGCCGGCTTCCACCGGGGGGCGCAGAGCCGAGCCCCCAGCCCACCATGTCTATGACTGTGGTAACCAAGGAGAAAAATAAGAAGG tcatgtttctgcCGAAGAAGAGCAAAGACAAGGAGGTAGAGTCAAAGAGTCAAGTGATCGAAGGCATCAGCCGCCTCATCTGCGCTGCCAAACACCAGCAAACCATGCTGAGAG TGCTGATTGACGGAGTCGAGTGGAACGATGTCAAGTTTTTCCAGTTAGCAGCTCAATGGTCCTCGCATGTCAAACACTTCCCCGTCGGGATTTTTGGGCACAATAAGGGCCCGTACTAG
- the pacs2 gene encoding phosphofurin acidic cluster sorting protein 2 isoform X3, whose amino-acid sequence MAERSGRLSFPGSGALNRPVPMNLFATWEIDGSSPNCIPRLCSLTLKKLVVMKELDKELISVVIAVKIQGSKRILRSHEIVLPPSGSVETDLALTFSLQYPHFLKREGNKLQIMLQRRKRYKNRTILGYKTLAVGSIDMAEVMQHPTEGGQVLPLCSNQKDTLGKVAEIWIFSLSSQPIDHEDAGLQGGQKIKCTDNYSEEEYESFSSEQEASDDAVQGQDLEDDEFDVRKPKKQRRSIVRTPSITRQQNFKQRVVALLKRFRVSDEVLDSEQDPAEPPPEVEEEDLDLDSVEFENPSDSCPELDDDDSVLSTPKPKLKPYFEGLSLSSSQTEIGSIHSSRSHREPPSPLDLDKTKCGDTAFADDGGRDNATFEQPEAVTPTTELEMDNMDTFLERLPPSGKMTKTESLIISSNRQEAKLAGRRGRSTSLKERQPSRPQNERANSLDNERSLDTRCHLQIPRKTVYDQLNHILVSDNHLPDSIILINTSEWQGQYLSDLLQNHHLPVVCTCTTADIQAAFNTIVSRIQRFCNCNSQTPIPIKIAVAGAQHYLSAVLRLFVDHLSHKTPDWLGYMRFLIIPLGAHPVSKYLGTIDHRYNCLFQDAAWRDLFHKTEAPVIVQESPDVVSRVTQYMEGANGAHQLPIAEAMLTYKQKSPNEDSCQKFIPFIGMVKVGIVEQTSAASGDSDDAAPLSSSLLSSTPPQVSPAFKEASPTPPPSPSINTSFCALSSSSQADLMGLQVDYWVAPTERKKDVEKRDSSSKNTLKCNFRSLQVSRLPPGGAEPSPQPTMSMTVVTKEKNKKVMFLPKKSKDKEVESKSQVIEGISRLICAAKHQQTMLRVLIDGVEWNDVKFFQLAAQWSSHVKHFPVGIFGHNKGPY is encoded by the exons ACTGTGCAGCCTGACTCTTAAAAAGCTGGTGGTGATGAAGGAGCTTGATAAAGAGCTGATTTCTGTGGTCATCGCAGTCAAGATTCAG GGCTCCAAACGCATTTTGAGGTCCCATGAGATtgtgctgccacctagtgggtCAGTGGAGACTGACCTGGCTCTCACCTTCTCCCTGCAG TACCCACACTTCTTGAAAAGAGAAGGCAACAAGCTGCAGATAATGCTCCAAAGACGGAAAAGGTACAAGAACCGAACGATTTTAGGCTACAAGACTTTGGCCGTGGGCTCTATTGATATGGCAGAG GTGATGCAGCACCCGACGGAGGGAGGTCAGGTTCTGCCCCTCTGCAGCAACCAGAAAGACACGCTGGGCAAAGTGGCCGAGATCTGGATCTTCTCCCTGTCCAGTCAGCCGATCGACCACGAGGACGCCGGCCTGCAGGGAGGGCAGAAGATCAAATGCACCG ATAACTACTCGGAAGAAGAGTATGAGAGCTTCTCGTCAGAGCAGGAGGCCAGCGACGACGCAGTGCAGGGACAG GATCTTGAGGATGATGAGTTTGATGTGAGGAAACCAAAGAAGCAGAGGAGGTCCATTGTGAGGACCCCTTCTATCACCAGG CAGCAGAACTTTAAGCAGCGGGTGGTGGCGCTGCTGAAGCGCTTCAGAGTTTCTGATGAG GTGCTGGACTCGGAGCAGGACCCGGCGGAGCCGCCTCctgaggtggaggaggaggatctgGACCTGGACAGTGTGGAGTTTGAGAACCCCAGCGACAGCTGCCCGGAGCTGGACGATGATGACAGCGTCCTCAGCACGCCAAAACCCAAACTAAA GCCATATTTCGAGGGACTGTCCCTCTCCAGCTCCCAGACGGAGATCGGCAGCATCCACAGCAGCCGGAGCCACAGAGAGCCGCCGAGCCCG CTTGATCTGGACAAAACCAAGTGCGGCGACACTGCGTTCGCCGACGATGGCGGCCGTGACAACGCCACCTTT GAGCAACCCGAGGCGGTGACTCCCACCACGGAGCTGGAAATGGACAACATGGACACGTTTCTAGAGAGACTGCCACCGAGTGGCAAAATGACCAAGACAGAGTCGCTTATCATTTCATCCAACAG gCAGGAAGCGAAGTTGGCAGGGCGGCGAGGTCGGAGCACGTCCCTGAAGGAGCGCCAGCCCAGCAGGCCCCAGAACGAGAGGGCCAACAGCCTGGACAACGAGCGGTCCCTGGACACACGGTGCCACCTACAG ATCCCGAGAAAAACAGTTTATGACCAACTGAACCACATCCTGGTGTCCGATAACCACCTTCCTGACAGCATCATCCTCATCAACACGTCAGAATGGCAAGGTCAG TATCTGTCGGATTTGCTGCAGAACCACCATCTGCCCGTGGTCTGCACATGCACCACGGCCGACATCCAAGCTGCTTTCAACACCATTGTCTCTCGCATCCAAAGATT CTGCAACTGTAATTCCCAGACGCCCATTCCCATAAAGATCGCAGTGGCTGGAGCGCAGCACTACCTCAGCGCGGTTCTGAGGCTCTTTGTGGACCACCTCTCCCACAAGACCCCGGATTGGCTCGGCTACATGAGGTTCCTCATCATCCCCTTAG GTGCGCATCCCGTCTCCAAGTACCTCGGCACGATTGATCATCGCTACAACTGTTTGTTCCAAGACGCCGCCTGGAGGGATCTGTTTCACAAGACGGAGGCTCCCGTAATCG TTCAGGAGAGCCCTGACGTGGTGTCAAGGGTCACGCAGTACATGGAGGGAGCGAACGGAGCCCACCAGCTCCCCATCGCTGAGGCCATGCTCACTTACAAGcagaaaag CCCTAATGAGGATTCCTGTCAGAAGTTCATCCCATTTATTGGG ATGGTGAAAGTTGGCATTGTAGAGCAAACATCTGCAGCATCAG GAGACTCTGATGATGCTGCACCTCTGAGCTCGTCTCTGCTCTCCTCCACCCCTCCTCAAGTGTCCCCCGCTTTTAAAGAGGCTTCGCCAACACCGCCACCTTCTCCCTCCATCAACACCAGCTTCTGTGCTCTCAG TTCCAGCAGCCAGGCGGATCTGATGGGCCTTCAGGTAGATTACTGGGTGGCTCcgacagagaggaagaaagacgTGGAGAAGCGGGACTCCTCctccaaaaacactttgaagtgCAATTTCCGCTCGCTGCAGGTCAGCCGGCTTCCACCGGGGGGCGCAGAGCCGAGCCCCCAGCCCACCATGTCTATGACTGTGGTAACCAAGGAGAAAAATAAGAAGG tcatgtttctgcCGAAGAAGAGCAAAGACAAGGAGGTAGAGTCAAAGAGTCAAGTGATCGAAGGCATCAGCCGCCTCATCTGCGCTGCCAAACACCAGCAAACCATGCTGAGAG TGCTGATTGACGGAGTCGAGTGGAACGATGTCAAGTTTTTCCAGTTAGCAGCTCAATGGTCCTCGCATGTCAAACACTTCCCCGTCGGGATTTTTGGGCACAATAAGGGCCCGTACTAG
- the pacs2 gene encoding phosphofurin acidic cluster sorting protein 2 isoform X2 gives MAERSGRLSFPGSGALNRPVPMNLFATWEIDGSSPNCIPRLCSLTLKKLVVMKELDKELISVVIAVKIQGSKRILRSHEIVLPPSGSVETDLALTFSLQYPHFLKREGNKLQIMLQRRKRYKNRTILGYKTLAVGSIDMAEVMQHPTEGGQVLPLCSNQKDTLGKVAEIWIFSLSSQPIDHEDAGLQGGQKIKCTDNYSEEEYESFSSEQEASDDAVQGQDLEDDEFDVRKPKKQRRSIVRTPSITRQNFKQRVVALLKRFRVSDEVLDSEQDPAEPPPEVEEEDLDLDSVEFENPSDSCPELDDDDSVLSTPKPKLKPYFEGLSLSSSQTEIGSIHSSRSHREPPSPLDLDKTKCGDTAFADDGGRDNATFEQPEAVTPTTELEMDNMDTFLERLPPSGKMTKTESLIISSNRQEAKLAGRRGRSTSLKERQPSRPQNERANSLDNERSLDTRCHLQIPRKTVYDQLNHILVSDNHLPDSIILINTSEWQGQYLSDLLQNHHLPVVCTCTTADIQAAFNTIVSRIQRFCNCNSQTPIPIKIAVAGAQHYLSAVLRLFVDHLSHKTPDWLGYMRFLIIPLGAHPVSKYLGTIDHRYNCLFQDAAWRDLFHKTEAPVIVQESPDVVSRVTQYMEGANGAHQLPIAEAMLTYKQKRKKSFHFDFAVSPNEDSCQKFIPFIGMVKVGIVEQTSAASGDSDDAAPLSSSLLSSTPPQVSPAFKEASPTPPPSPSINTSFCALSSSSQADLMGLQVDYWVAPTERKKDVEKRDSSSKNTLKCNFRSLQVSRLPPGGAEPSPQPTMSMTVVTKEKNKKVMFLPKKSKDKEVESKSQVIEGISRLICAAKHQQTMLRVLIDGVEWNDVKFFQLAAQWSSHVKHFPVGIFGHNKGPY, from the exons ACTGTGCAGCCTGACTCTTAAAAAGCTGGTGGTGATGAAGGAGCTTGATAAAGAGCTGATTTCTGTGGTCATCGCAGTCAAGATTCAG GGCTCCAAACGCATTTTGAGGTCCCATGAGATtgtgctgccacctagtgggtCAGTGGAGACTGACCTGGCTCTCACCTTCTCCCTGCAG TACCCACACTTCTTGAAAAGAGAAGGCAACAAGCTGCAGATAATGCTCCAAAGACGGAAAAGGTACAAGAACCGAACGATTTTAGGCTACAAGACTTTGGCCGTGGGCTCTATTGATATGGCAGAG GTGATGCAGCACCCGACGGAGGGAGGTCAGGTTCTGCCCCTCTGCAGCAACCAGAAAGACACGCTGGGCAAAGTGGCCGAGATCTGGATCTTCTCCCTGTCCAGTCAGCCGATCGACCACGAGGACGCCGGCCTGCAGGGAGGGCAGAAGATCAAATGCACCG ATAACTACTCGGAAGAAGAGTATGAGAGCTTCTCGTCAGAGCAGGAGGCCAGCGACGACGCAGTGCAGGGACAG GATCTTGAGGATGATGAGTTTGATGTGAGGAAACCAAAGAAGCAGAGGAGGTCCATTGTGAGGACCCCTTCTATCACCAGG CAGAACTTTAAGCAGCGGGTGGTGGCGCTGCTGAAGCGCTTCAGAGTTTCTGATGAG GTGCTGGACTCGGAGCAGGACCCGGCGGAGCCGCCTCctgaggtggaggaggaggatctgGACCTGGACAGTGTGGAGTTTGAGAACCCCAGCGACAGCTGCCCGGAGCTGGACGATGATGACAGCGTCCTCAGCACGCCAAAACCCAAACTAAA GCCATATTTCGAGGGACTGTCCCTCTCCAGCTCCCAGACGGAGATCGGCAGCATCCACAGCAGCCGGAGCCACAGAGAGCCGCCGAGCCCG CTTGATCTGGACAAAACCAAGTGCGGCGACACTGCGTTCGCCGACGATGGCGGCCGTGACAACGCCACCTTT GAGCAACCCGAGGCGGTGACTCCCACCACGGAGCTGGAAATGGACAACATGGACACGTTTCTAGAGAGACTGCCACCGAGTGGCAAAATGACCAAGACAGAGTCGCTTATCATTTCATCCAACAG gCAGGAAGCGAAGTTGGCAGGGCGGCGAGGTCGGAGCACGTCCCTGAAGGAGCGCCAGCCCAGCAGGCCCCAGAACGAGAGGGCCAACAGCCTGGACAACGAGCGGTCCCTGGACACACGGTGCCACCTACAG ATCCCGAGAAAAACAGTTTATGACCAACTGAACCACATCCTGGTGTCCGATAACCACCTTCCTGACAGCATCATCCTCATCAACACGTCAGAATGGCAAGGTCAG TATCTGTCGGATTTGCTGCAGAACCACCATCTGCCCGTGGTCTGCACATGCACCACGGCCGACATCCAAGCTGCTTTCAACACCATTGTCTCTCGCATCCAAAGATT CTGCAACTGTAATTCCCAGACGCCCATTCCCATAAAGATCGCAGTGGCTGGAGCGCAGCACTACCTCAGCGCGGTTCTGAGGCTCTTTGTGGACCACCTCTCCCACAAGACCCCGGATTGGCTCGGCTACATGAGGTTCCTCATCATCCCCTTAG GTGCGCATCCCGTCTCCAAGTACCTCGGCACGATTGATCATCGCTACAACTGTTTGTTCCAAGACGCCGCCTGGAGGGATCTGTTTCACAAGACGGAGGCTCCCGTAATCG TTCAGGAGAGCCCTGACGTGGTGTCAAGGGTCACGCAGTACATGGAGGGAGCGAACGGAGCCCACCAGCTCCCCATCGCTGAGGCCATGCTCACTTACAAGcagaaaag gaaaaagagctttcattttgattttgccGTAAG CCCTAATGAGGATTCCTGTCAGAAGTTCATCCCATTTATTGGG ATGGTGAAAGTTGGCATTGTAGAGCAAACATCTGCAGCATCAG GAGACTCTGATGATGCTGCACCTCTGAGCTCGTCTCTGCTCTCCTCCACCCCTCCTCAAGTGTCCCCCGCTTTTAAAGAGGCTTCGCCAACACCGCCACCTTCTCCCTCCATCAACACCAGCTTCTGTGCTCTCAG TTCCAGCAGCCAGGCGGATCTGATGGGCCTTCAGGTAGATTACTGGGTGGCTCcgacagagaggaagaaagacgTGGAGAAGCGGGACTCCTCctccaaaaacactttgaagtgCAATTTCCGCTCGCTGCAGGTCAGCCGGCTTCCACCGGGGGGCGCAGAGCCGAGCCCCCAGCCCACCATGTCTATGACTGTGGTAACCAAGGAGAAAAATAAGAAGG tcatgtttctgcCGAAGAAGAGCAAAGACAAGGAGGTAGAGTCAAAGAGTCAAGTGATCGAAGGCATCAGCCGCCTCATCTGCGCTGCCAAACACCAGCAAACCATGCTGAGAG TGCTGATTGACGGAGTCGAGTGGAACGATGTCAAGTTTTTCCAGTTAGCAGCTCAATGGTCCTCGCATGTCAAACACTTCCCCGTCGGGATTTTTGGGCACAATAAGGGCCCGTACTAG